From a single Myotis daubentonii chromosome 5, mMyoDau2.1, whole genome shotgun sequence genomic region:
- the WNT8A gene encoding protein Wnt-8a isoform X1: protein MLCHFQCLCLVSPFPHPHSLPRKPHYLSPVHQCLTFSLFGRSVNNFLITGPKAYLTYTTSVALGAQSGIEECKFQFAWERWNCPENALQLSTHNRLRGATRETSFIHAISSAGVMHTITKNCSMGDFESCGCDESKNGKTGGHGWIWGGCSDNVEFGERISKLFVDSLEKGKDARALMNLHNNRAGRLAVRATMKRTCKCHGISGSCSIQTCWMQLADLREIGDFLKAKYDQALKIEMDKRQLRAGNSAEGHWTPREAFLPSAEAELIFLEESPNYCIRNSSLGILGTEGRECLQNSHNTSRWDRHSCRRLCTECGLQVEGRRTEAISSCNCKFQWCCIVKCDQCKHVVNKYYCTRSLGSAWSRGKGST, encoded by the exons ATGCTATGCCACTTTCAGTGCCTCTGCCTGGTAagtcctttcccccaccctcactccctgccAAGGAAGCCCCATTATCTCAGCCCTGTTCACCAATGCCTCACTTTTTCTCTCTTTGGTAGGTCAGTGAACAATTTCCTGATAACAGGTCCCAAG GCTTATCTGACCTACACTACCAGTGTGGCGCTGGGTGCCCAGAGTGGCATTGAAGAGTGTAAGTTCCAATTTGCTTGGGAACGCTGGAACTGCCCTGAAAATGCTCTCCAGCTCTCTACTCACAACAGGCTGAGAGGTG cCACCAGGGagacttcattcattcatgctaTCAGCTCTGCGGGAGTCATGCACACCATCACCAAGAACTGTAGCATGGGCGACTTTGAAAGCTGTGGCTGTGATGAgtcaaaaaatggaaaaacag GAGGCCATGGCTGGATCTGGGGAGGCTGCAGCGACAATGTGGAATTTGGGGAAAGGATTTCCAAACTCTTTGTGGACAGCCTGGAGAAGGGAAAGGATGCCAGAGCCCTGATGAATCTTCACAACAacagggcaggcaggctg GCCGTAAGAGCCACCATGAAAAGGACCTGCAAATGCCATGGCATCTCAGGGAGCTGCAGCATCCAGACATGCTGGATGCAGTTGGCTGACTTACGGGAGATAGGAGACTTCCTAAAGGCCAAGTATGACCAAGCACTGAAAATTGAGATGGATAAGcggcagctaagagctgggaaCAGTGCCGAGGGCCACTGGACACCCAGAGAAGCCTTCCTTCCCAGTGCAGAGGCTGAACTGATCTTTTTAGAAGAATCACCAAATTACTGTATCCGCAATTCCAGCCTGGGCATCTTGGGCACAGAGGGTCGGGAATGTTTGCAGAACAGCCACAACACATCCAGGTGGGATCGACACAGCTGCAGGCGCCTGTGCACTGAGTGTGGCCTGcaggtggaagggaggagaaCTGAGGCCATCAGCAGCTGTAACTGCAAATTCCAGTGGTGCTGTATAGTCAAGTGTGACCAGTGTAAGCATGTGGTGAACAAGTACTATTGCACCCGCTCCCTGGGCAGTGCTTGGTCCCGAGGCAAGGGCAGCACATGA
- the WNT8A gene encoding protein Wnt-8a isoform X2 produces MGVLFMLRVAAGICYATFSASAWSVNNFLITGPKAYLTYTTSVALGAQSGIEECKFQFAWERWNCPENALQLSTHNRLRGATRETSFIHAISSAGVMHTITKNCSMGDFESCGCDESKNGKTGGHGWIWGGCSDNVEFGERISKLFVDSLEKGKDARALMNLHNNRAGRLAVRATMKRTCKCHGISGSCSIQTCWMQLADLREIGDFLKAKYDQALKIEMDKRQLRAGNSAEGHWTPREAFLPSAEAELIFLEESPNYCIRNSSLGILGTEGRECLQNSHNTSRWDRHSCRRLCTECGLQVEGRRTEAISSCNCKFQWCCIVKCDQCKHVVNKYYCTRSLGSAWSRGKGST; encoded by the exons atggGAGTCCTGTTTATGCTCAGGGTGGCTGCGGGCATATGCTATGCCACTTTCAGTGCCTCTGCCTG GTCAGTGAACAATTTCCTGATAACAGGTCCCAAG GCTTATCTGACCTACACTACCAGTGTGGCGCTGGGTGCCCAGAGTGGCATTGAAGAGTGTAAGTTCCAATTTGCTTGGGAACGCTGGAACTGCCCTGAAAATGCTCTCCAGCTCTCTACTCACAACAGGCTGAGAGGTG cCACCAGGGagacttcattcattcatgctaTCAGCTCTGCGGGAGTCATGCACACCATCACCAAGAACTGTAGCATGGGCGACTTTGAAAGCTGTGGCTGTGATGAgtcaaaaaatggaaaaacag GAGGCCATGGCTGGATCTGGGGAGGCTGCAGCGACAATGTGGAATTTGGGGAAAGGATTTCCAAACTCTTTGTGGACAGCCTGGAGAAGGGAAAGGATGCCAGAGCCCTGATGAATCTTCACAACAacagggcaggcaggctg GCCGTAAGAGCCACCATGAAAAGGACCTGCAAATGCCATGGCATCTCAGGGAGCTGCAGCATCCAGACATGCTGGATGCAGTTGGCTGACTTACGGGAGATAGGAGACTTCCTAAAGGCCAAGTATGACCAAGCACTGAAAATTGAGATGGATAAGcggcagctaagagctgggaaCAGTGCCGAGGGCCACTGGACACCCAGAGAAGCCTTCCTTCCCAGTGCAGAGGCTGAACTGATCTTTTTAGAAGAATCACCAAATTACTGTATCCGCAATTCCAGCCTGGGCATCTTGGGCACAGAGGGTCGGGAATGTTTGCAGAACAGCCACAACACATCCAGGTGGGATCGACACAGCTGCAGGCGCCTGTGCACTGAGTGTGGCCTGcaggtggaagggaggagaaCTGAGGCCATCAGCAGCTGTAACTGCAAATTCCAGTGGTGCTGTATAGTCAAGTGTGACCAGTGTAAGCATGTGGTGAACAAGTACTATTGCACCCGCTCCCTGGGCAGTGCTTGGTCCCGAGGCAAGGGCAGCACATGA